The Heliomicrobium gestii genomic sequence GGCCGAACTTGGTGGTGTTCTTTATTGGGGGGACGTTGGGGCTTTCCAAGGAAGTGCATGCTGCTTGTAAGGCAAAGTGGTCCTTGTCGCGGTTGACCTTTCCCCATCAGTTGGTGCGGCTGATTTTGTTGGAGCAGGTGTATCGGGGGTTTAAGGTGAATCGGGGGGAGACGTATCATCGCTAACGGCGAAACATTCGGCTTCTGTGACGATTAACAAGCGGTAAACGATTGGAGAAAGCAAAATTATGAGCACTTTGCCTAGCTGCCCAAAATGTAATTCCCAATATACTTATGAAGATGGGAACCTCTTGATCTGCCCGGAATGCTCCCATGAGTGGACGGTAGGATCAGAAACCGAACAAATTCAAGAAAAAGTTGTCAAAGATGCAAATGGGAATGTACTGGAGAATGGGGATTCGGTTAGTGTAGTTAAAGATCTCAAAGTAAAGGGAAGCTCTTCTGCTCTGAAAATGGGTACGAAGGTTAAGAACATACGATTAGTTGAAGGTGATCACAATATTGATTGTTATATTGATGGTTTTGGAGCTATGAAGTTAAAATCTGAATTTGTTAAGAAGATATAGAAGGCGGATTGCTGCACTTCGTCTCACGCGAAGTGTTAACCTACCACCGCTAAACGGCCATAGGGTCTCAACCTTCGCGTAATGCAGGGTTGAGGCTTCTTTTTTTGTCGTATGTTTCTCCTAAC encodes the following:
- a CDS encoding zinc ribbon domain-containing protein YjdM, which gives rise to MSTLPSCPKCNSQYTYEDGNLLICPECSHEWTVGSETEQIQEKVVKDANGNVLENGDSVSVVKDLKVKGSSSALKMGTKVKNIRLVEGDHNIDCYIDGFGAMKLKSEFVKKI